A stretch of DNA from Nitrospira sp.:
GTCTTTACCACCCTGAACGCCGATATGCAGAAAGCGGCGGAAGCTGCCGTGTTTAGCGGATTGCGTGAAGTGGACAAGCGCCAGGGGTGGCGCGGCCCGTTACGTACGGTCGATGTGGCCACCCTGGAGGTTCCGGCTCCTGATCCCGCCGTCAAACTCGCCGAGGGCGATATGATGGAAGGGGTGGTGACCAAGATTGCGAAGGATCACGTGCTGGTGCAGATCGGAGGCTCGACGGGGCGGCTCGGTTTCGACGACATGGCCTGGGCCTCCAAATATCTTAAGGGAAAAGATCCTACGAAGGATGCTGTCCCCGTGAAAAACATCAAGCAACTGCTCACGCCCGGCGATGTGATCGAAGTCGGGGTCAAGAAACTGGACAAAGACGTCGTGCATCTGCGATTGGAGCAGACGCCGGTTGTCGAGGGCGCGTTGGTCGCGGTGGATCCCAAGACCGGCGCGATTCGCGCCATGGTCGGCGGGTACGATTTTGCCCGTAGCGAATACAATCGCGCGGTGCTGGCCCGCCGCCAGCCGGGGTCCTCCTTCAAACCGATTATCTATGCGACGGCGATGAATCAAGGGATGAGTCCGGCCACGGTCGTGTTGGATGCGCCGGTGGTCTATGAGCAGGAAGAGGAAGACAAAACCTGGAAGCCGGAAAACTACGGCAAGCGTTTTCACGGCATTGTCAGCCTGCGGGAAGCCCTGATCCATTCGCACAATCTTGCGACGGTTCGCCTGCTGGACAAAGTCGGGATTCGGAACGTGATCGATTTTTCTCGCACTGTGGGGGTCGTCAGTCCGCTGGCTGCCGACTTGTCGCTCGCCCTGGGCTCTTCCAGTGTCGGCTTGATGGAGTTGGTCTCGGTTTACGGGGTGTTTGCCAATCAGGGCGTGCGGGTCGAACCCTATGCCGTGGCCAGCGTGCAAGATAGCGGGGGGCGCACGTTGGAGCAGGCAGCCATTCAGCCGCGGCAGGTGGTGTCTCGGGAGACCGCCTACCTGATCACCAACATGATGGAAGATGTGATCCAGCGCGGGACGGGCATAGCCGCTAAGGCGGTGATCGATCGGCCCGTGGCGGGAAAAACCGGCACGACCAACGACTTTACCGATGCCTGGTTTATCGGTTCGACGCCCAATTTAGCGACTGGCGCATGGGTAGGATTCGACGATCGGCGTCCCTTGGGGGAAACCGAGTCAGGCGCGCATGCAGCGTTGCCGATTTGGATCGCGTTTATGAAAGAGGCCCTCAAGCAGTTGCCGGTCGTGCCCTTTGAAATTCCTGACGGTGTGATGTTCGTGAAGGTGGATCCCACGACGGCGCTGCTCACCGACCAGGATGAGCAACATGGGACGGTAGAGCTGTTTACGAAAGGAACGGAGCCGACGAAGAGCGCCGGCTCCAAGATTGACCCCACCGATTTTT
This window harbors:
- a CDS encoding PBP1A family penicillin-binding protein; this translates as MSELDHLLDKPEKPRRPRRWWKIILIGLLLAIVLGGGGAAGTLWYFSQDLPSLDPLQNYQPSLVTRVYSDDRQVIGQFFIERRFLKPIQEMPKSLTQAVIATEDTRFFEHPGLDIVGILRAAWTNLRHGGKKVEGASTITQQLARSLFLSAERTFDRKVRELILAYKMELVLSKEQILEMYLNQIYFGQGAYGVAAAGQTYFGKELSKLTLAESAFLAGLPKSPSHYSPFKAYDRAKKRQEHVLSRMAEAGFITVADRDQAIAEKLNFRRPGSEHLGPYFVEYIRQLLVAKFGEAMVYKGGLEVFTTLNADMQKAAEAAVFSGLREVDKRQGWRGPLRTVDVATLEVPAPDPAVKLAEGDMMEGVVTKIAKDHVLVQIGGSTGRLGFDDMAWASKYLKGKDPTKDAVPVKNIKQLLTPGDVIEVGVKKLDKDVVHLRLEQTPVVEGALVAVDPKTGAIRAMVGGYDFARSEYNRAVLARRQPGSSFKPIIYATAMNQGMSPATVVLDAPVVYEQEEEDKTWKPENYGKRFHGIVSLREALIHSHNLATVRLLDKVGIRNVIDFSRTVGVVSPLAADLSLALGSSSVGLMELVSVYGVFANQGVRVEPYAVASVQDSGGRTLEQAAIQPRQVVSRETAYLITNMMEDVIQRGTGIAAKAVIDRPVAGKTGTTNDFTDAWFIGSTPNLATGAWVGFDDRRPLGETESGAHAALPIWIAFMKEALKQLPVVPFEIPDGVMFVKVDPTTALLTDQDEQHGTVELFTKGTEPTKSAGSKIDPTDFYKLDQLQDSATAPVAEP